In Candidatus Acetothermia bacterium, the genomic window TACCCGCCCTCCTTCCACAGGAGGCTCTTCCCGGCCTTGCCGATGGGGGCAAGGGCGGTGGGGTCGTCCCACCGCGCCCCCACCGGGGCCGCCTCCGGGGCCAAGATCCGGGCAAGTTCATCGAGGGAACGTTCCTCCTTGAGGGACCGGATCTGGGCGATGCGGGCCAGGATCTTCTCCTTGGGGAAGAACGTCTCCTGGCCTGTCACCGTCGAGCGGCGGATGAACCACGCC contains:
- a CDS encoding YhbD family protein, with protein sequence MDEELIAKKDVLELTGISYGQLYRWKRKGLIPEAWFIRRSTVTGQETFFPKEKILARIAQIRSLKEERSLDELARILAPEAAPVGARWDDPTALAPIGKAGKSLLWKEGG